The following are encoded together in the Onychostoma macrolepis isolate SWU-2019 chromosome 03, ASM1243209v1, whole genome shotgun sequence genome:
- the LOC131535846 gene encoding zinc finger protein 836-like — MFAERFLQVLKQKAKQTRKEVQLLMQCGKRLTNKRHLELHIRVHTGEKPYKCSHCDKRFSRSGHLKTHERIHTGEKPHTCDQCGKSFTQKGKLTSHMRVHSGEKPFTCDQCGKSFTQSANLKMHMNIHTGEKLYTCDQCGKTFLRASVLKEHLRVHSKEKPHSCHLCGKKFHTKGDLTAHIRVHTGEKPYKCSHCDKRFSRSGHLKTHERIHTGEKPHTCDQCGRFHTKGDLTAHMRVHTGEKPYKCSHCDKRFSRSGHLKTHERIHTGEKPHTCDQCGKSFTQKGKLTSHMRVHSGEKPFTCDQCGKSFTQSANLKMHMNIHTGEKLYTCDQCGKTFLRASVLKEHLRVHSKEKPHSCHLCGKSFSRLEHLKVHHKIHTGVREYMCFECEKTFTTASCLKLHEMIHTGEKPHTCDQCGKSFSQSSTLNYHMKIHTGEKRHTCDKCGKNFRKKGYLSSHMNVHSGEKPFTCDQCGKRFSQSSTLKNHMNIHTKVHTKEKPHSCHLCGKSFSHLQHLKVHQKIHTAVREYMCFECEKTFTTASCLKKHQRIHTGEKPYKCSHCDKRFSQSGDLKRHESIHTGEKPYHCTACGKRFNHSSALHSHTKKHSQQVDHLQIFQV, encoded by the exons ATGTTTGCTGAACGCTTCCTTCAGGTGCTGAAGCAAAAGGCTAAACAGACACGCAAAGAAGTACAGCTCCTAATGCAG tgtggaaagagattGACAAACAAACGTCATCTTGAGCTTCACAtaagagttcatactggagagaaaccttacaagtgttcacactgtgacaagagattcagtcggtcaggacacctgaaaacacatgagaggatccacactggagagaaaccgcacacatgtgatcagtgcgggaagagtttcacacaaaaaGGAAAACTTACATCACACATGAGAGTTCAttctggagagaaaccttttacttgtgatcagtgcgggaagagtttcacacaatcaGCAAACCTTAAGAtgcacatgaacatccacactggagagaaactgtacacatgtgatcaatgcggcAAAACATTTCTGAGAGCTTCAGTCCTGAAGGAGCACCTGAGAGTTCATTcaaaggagaagccacattcatgtcatttgtgtggaaaga agtttcacacaaaagGAGACCTTACGGCACACAtaagagttcatactggagagaaaccttacaagtgttcacactgtgacaagagattcagtcggtcaggacacctgaaaacacatgagaggatccacactggagagaaaccgcacacatgtgatcagtgcggaaga tttcacacaaaagGAGACCTTACGGCacacatgagagttcatactggagagaaaccttacaagtgttcacactgtgacaagagattcagtcggtcaggacacctgaaaacacatgagaggatccacactggagagaaaccgcacacatgtgatcagtgcgggaagagtttcacacaaaaaGGAAAACTTACATCACACATGAGAGTTCAttctggagagaaaccttttacttgtgatcagtgcgggaagagtttcacacaatcaGCAAACCTTAAGAtgcacatgaacatccacactggagagaaactgtacacatgtgatcaatgcggcAAAACATTTCTGAGAGCTTCAGTCCTGAAGGAGCACCTGAGAGTTCATTcaaaggagaagccacattcatgtcatttgtgtggaaagagtttttcacgtctagaacatttaaaagtacatCATAAaatacacactggtgtgagagagtacatgtgctttgagtgtgagaagacttttacTACAGCGAGCTGTTTAAAACTGCATGAgatgattcacactggagagaaaccacacacatgtgatcagtgcgggaagagtttctcaCAATCATCAACCCTTAATTATCACATgaaaatccacactggagagaagagGCACACATGTGATAAGTGCGGGAagaattttagaaaaaaaggATACCTTTCATCACACATGAATGTTCAttctggagagaaaccgttcacttgtgatcagtgcgggaagcgTTTCTCACAATCATCAACCCTTAAGaatcacatgaacatccacactaaagttcatacaaaggagaagccacattcatgtcatttgtgtggaaagagtttttcacatcTACAACATTTGAAAGTGcatcagaaaatacacactgctgtgagagagtacatgtgctttgagtgtgagaagacttttacTACAGCGAGCTGTTTAAAAAAGCaccagaggatccacactggagagaaaccttacaagtgttcacactgtgacaagagattcagtcagtcAGGAGACCTGAAAAGACACGAGagcatccacactggagagaaaccgtatcactgcactgcatgtggGAAGCGTTTCAATCATTCATCTGCTCTACACAGTcatacaaaaaaacattcacagcaagtagatcatcttcagatcTTTCAGGTCTGA